From a single Endozoicomonas euniceicola genomic region:
- the xdhB gene encoding xanthine dehydrogenase molybdopterin binding subunit yields the protein MRKLPDVASIPLAGNPDAGANSGINQLKGHRSARHDSAHLHVTGKATYIDDRPEMADQLHAGFGLSTQASAEIVSIDLDEVRDSPGVVAVITIDDIPGHKDIGPVFPGDMLLADGKVDYVGQPVFAVAAISHRLAREAATKARIEYRPLDKILGVDRAMEQSSFVRPDHTMKKGDADTAIARAPGQVSGEMTNGGQEHFYLEGQIASVIPLEDGQLHVYTSSQHPSEVQKLVAEVINVPLSKVVADVRRMGGGFGGKETQAAAPACIAAVLAVKTGKPVKFRVERQQDMISTGKRHPFRHRYQVGFEQDGLLAGVDIEVAGDAGHSPDLTDAIVDRAMFHSDNAYYLNNARVKGYRCRTNTASNTAFRGFGGPQGMLVIERIMDDVARATGQDPLDVRLKNLYGIGDRNTTHYHQKVEHNVLHELIGRLEKSSDYRERRKAITAFNDSSPVLKKGLALTPVKFGISFTARHLNQAGALAHVYTDGSIQINHGGTEMGQGLYTKVAQIVANEFGVSLDQVQVTSTRTDKVPNTSPTAASSGADLNGKAAQDACRKIRNRLTRFAAEHYQVPEDKVVFDNNSVVIDGKPMPFSEFVQIAYLNRISMSSNGFYSTPEIHYDRETASGRPFYYFACGASVSEVTVDTLTGEYKVERVDILHDVGRSLNPAIDRGQIEGGFIQGMGWMTTEELVWDDNGRLLSNNPATYKIPSIEDMPPVFNVELFEQANPEHTIYHSKAVGEPPFMLGMSVWAAIRDAVSSLSGYQVNPNINVPATTERVLKAINELKYHGVTKPEHEGQEVMANVD from the coding sequence ATGCGTAAATTACCCGACGTTGCCAGTATACCTCTGGCCGGTAATCCGGATGCCGGTGCAAACAGCGGCATCAATCAACTAAAGGGGCATCGCTCTGCCAGACACGACAGCGCTCACCTGCATGTTACCGGCAAGGCGACCTATATTGATGACCGTCCGGAAATGGCAGACCAGCTTCATGCCGGTTTCGGCCTGTCCACCCAGGCATCGGCTGAAATTGTCAGTATCGACCTTGATGAGGTCAGAGACAGCCCCGGTGTCGTGGCTGTGATCACCATTGATGATATTCCCGGCCATAAAGATATTGGCCCCGTTTTCCCCGGAGATATGCTACTGGCGGATGGGAAAGTAGACTACGTTGGACAGCCTGTTTTTGCCGTGGCTGCTATCTCTCACAGACTAGCCAGAGAAGCAGCCACCAAGGCCCGTATCGAGTATCGCCCGCTGGACAAAATTCTGGGTGTTGATAGGGCCATGGAGCAGAGCTCTTTTGTTCGCCCTGACCACACTATGAAGAAAGGGGACGCTGATACGGCGATTGCCCGGGCACCGGGACAGGTCAGTGGGGAGATGACTAATGGCGGTCAGGAACACTTCTATCTCGAAGGCCAGATTGCTAGTGTTATTCCTCTGGAGGACGGCCAGCTCCATGTTTATACCTCCAGCCAGCACCCCTCTGAGGTTCAGAAATTGGTTGCGGAAGTGATCAATGTGCCGCTGAGTAAGGTGGTAGCAGACGTCCGCCGTATGGGCGGTGGTTTTGGCGGTAAGGAAACCCAGGCGGCAGCGCCCGCCTGTATTGCCGCTGTACTGGCAGTAAAAACCGGTAAGCCGGTTAAGTTTCGTGTAGAACGTCAGCAGGACATGATCTCCACTGGCAAACGTCACCCGTTCCGCCATCGTTATCAGGTAGGTTTTGAGCAGGACGGACTGCTGGCCGGGGTTGATATCGAAGTGGCGGGTGACGCGGGTCATTCACCGGACCTGACCGATGCGATTGTTGACCGGGCGATGTTCCACAGTGATAACGCTTATTATCTCAACAATGCCAGAGTGAAAGGCTATCGGTGTCGTACTAACACCGCCTCTAATACCGCTTTCCGTGGTTTTGGTGGCCCACAGGGTATGCTGGTTATTGAGCGCATTATGGACGATGTGGCACGGGCCACAGGGCAAGACCCACTGGATGTGCGACTGAAAAATCTTTATGGCATTGGTGACAGAAATACCACCCACTACCATCAGAAGGTTGAACACAATGTTCTGCATGAACTGATTGGCAGACTTGAAAAGAGTTCTGACTACCGGGAACGACGGAAAGCCATTACCGCCTTTAACGACAGTAGCCCGGTATTGAAAAAGGGGCTGGCACTGACTCCGGTAAAATTTGGTATTTCATTTACTGCCAGGCATCTTAATCAGGCTGGCGCGCTGGCCCATGTTTACACCGATGGTAGCATTCAGATCAACCATGGCGGTACAGAAATGGGGCAGGGGCTTTACACCAAGGTGGCGCAGATTGTCGCTAACGAATTCGGAGTATCGCTGGACCAGGTACAGGTGACCTCTACCCGTACCGATAAAGTCCCCAACACTTCCCCGACTGCCGCATCCAGTGGCGCTGACCTTAATGGTAAGGCTGCGCAGGATGCCTGCCGGAAAATCCGGAACCGGTTGACACGCTTTGCGGCTGAACATTACCAGGTGCCAGAAGATAAGGTGGTTTTTGATAACAACTCCGTCGTCATTGACGGTAAGCCAATGCCGTTTTCAGAGTTTGTTCAAATCGCCTATTTGAATCGCATCTCGATGTCCAGTAATGGCTTTTACAGCACGCCTGAAATTCACTATGACCGTGAAACGGCCAGTGGCCGTCCATTTTACTACTTCGCCTGTGGTGCCTCGGTGTCCGAAGTGACGGTCGATACCCTGACGGGAGAATACAAAGTCGAGCGGGTAGATATTCTTCATGATGTCGGTCGTTCACTGAATCCAGCCATCGACCGGGGACAGATTGAGGGGGGCTTTATTCAGGGGATGGGCTGGATGACCACGGAAGAACTGGTGTGGGACGACAATGGTCGTTTGCTCAGTAACAATCCGGCGACCTATAAAATCCCAAGCATTGAAGATATGCCGCCGGTATTTAATGTTGAGTTGTTTGAACAGGCTAACCCGGAACACACCATTTACCACTCAAAAGCGGTGGGTGAGCCGCCTTTTATGCTGGGAATGTCGGTCTGGGCGGCTATTCGGGACGCTGTCTCCAGCCTGTCGGGCTATCAGGTCAACCCCAATATTAATGTGCCCGCTACTACCGAGCGTGTTTTGAAAGCCATTAACGAGCTGAAATATCATGGGGTCACAAAGCCTGAGCATGAAGGGCAGGAGGTCATGGCGAATGTGGATTGA
- the xdhA gene encoding xanthine dehydrogenase small subunit: MINFLLNDKPVEVNETASDTTVLDYLRGNASGSQQRKTGTKEGCCSGDCGACTVAVGEPEGDQVRYRTMNACIALMPSLHGKQLLTVEDLAEGEQLHPVQQALVDHHASQCGFCTPGIVMSLFALHHENPESKPDVLEALGGNLCRCTGYRPLVDAARELAEKKPSDVYHQNRTTIANQLNAMKVDEGFLANGSFIPDSEDELAEYLEANPDARLLAGGTDLGLEITQQLKRLKKLVVVGQVNDLQTIEQHDNELVLGAGATYRNIEPVLQGHFPEFAQMLKRLGSQQVRNQGTLGGNIGNASPIGDTPPVLLALDASIDCRKGKRIRNLPLNKFFLDYKKTDLQEGEYISRIRIPLKPHDLKVYKLSKRYGDDISTVLAAINLVTDDDGIVVSARIAFGGMAAIPRRALRCEQILQGQTLDEATLARAQAALEEEFQPMTDVRASSEYRIQAACNLLERYFRESAGQNMRIIYHA; the protein is encoded by the coding sequence GTGATCAATTTTCTTCTTAACGACAAGCCTGTCGAAGTCAACGAAACAGCTTCTGATACTACGGTTCTGGACTATCTCAGGGGTAATGCCAGCGGCAGTCAGCAGCGAAAGACTGGCACCAAAGAAGGTTGTTGTTCAGGTGATTGCGGAGCCTGCACCGTCGCTGTCGGAGAGCCCGAAGGCGATCAGGTTCGTTATCGAACCATGAACGCCTGTATTGCGCTGATGCCATCACTGCACGGCAAGCAATTGTTGACTGTTGAAGACCTCGCCGAGGGCGAGCAGTTACACCCGGTGCAGCAGGCACTGGTCGATCACCATGCTTCACAGTGCGGCTTTTGCACCCCCGGCATCGTCATGTCACTGTTTGCTCTGCACCATGAAAACCCCGAAAGCAAACCCGATGTCCTTGAAGCGCTGGGAGGCAACCTGTGCCGCTGTACAGGCTATCGGCCACTGGTTGATGCTGCCCGTGAACTGGCTGAGAAGAAACCCAGCGATGTTTATCATCAAAACCGAACGACGATTGCCAATCAGCTGAACGCCATGAAAGTTGATGAGGGTTTCTTAGCTAATGGCAGCTTTATTCCTGACAGTGAAGATGAACTGGCTGAATATCTGGAAGCTAATCCCGATGCACGATTGTTAGCTGGGGGGACCGACCTGGGGCTGGAGATCACTCAACAGCTGAAACGCCTTAAAAAACTGGTTGTGGTGGGTCAGGTAAATGACCTGCAAACTATTGAACAGCACGACAATGAACTGGTGCTTGGCGCGGGCGCTACCTACCGGAATATCGAACCCGTTCTTCAGGGACATTTCCCGGAATTTGCTCAAATGCTGAAACGTCTGGGTTCCCAGCAGGTGCGTAACCAGGGAACGCTTGGCGGGAATATCGGTAACGCTTCGCCGATTGGTGATACACCACCGGTGTTACTGGCTCTGGATGCGTCCATTGACTGTCGAAAGGGCAAAAGGATTCGTAACCTGCCGCTGAATAAATTCTTTCTGGACTATAAAAAAACCGACTTGCAGGAGGGCGAGTATATCAGCCGGATACGTATTCCGCTGAAACCCCACGACCTGAAAGTCTACAAACTCAGTAAACGCTATGGCGACGATATTTCAACCGTACTGGCAGCCATCAATCTGGTGACTGACGACGATGGTATTGTGGTTTCGGCAAGGATTGCTTTTGGTGGTATGGCAGCAATACCCAGAAGGGCGTTACGTTGTGAACAGATATTGCAGGGACAGACTCTGGATGAAGCGACCCTGGCCAGGGCGCAGGCAGCATTGGAAGAGGAGTTCCAACCAATGACAGATGTCAGGGCCAGCAGCGAATACCGGATACAGGCGGCCTGTAATTTGCTTGAGCGTTACTTCAGAGAGTCCGCTGGCCAGAACATGAGGATTATCTACCATGCGTAA
- a CDS encoding NCS2 family permease — protein MNITGLRSSADDQENSLLDRVFKLKQHNTTVKTELVAGFTTFITMCYVVFVIPSMLSDAGMDKGALFTATCLVAGLSSIAIGLYANWPVGLAPGMGLNAFFAYAVVLGMGYSWEQAMGAVFWGGIGFMLLSLLKVREWIINSIPKGLRAGITAGIGLFLALIGLKNAGIVVTSPGTIITLGDITQFSPLMACVSLVLILGLAFRGIKASVLIAIAAVSLIALVAGEVSFTGVSSMPPSIMPVVGQLDIMGALKPDMIGVLVAFLFVNLFDTTGTLIAVGDKAGLADDKGNMHNLNRAMVTDGTASWVGALLGTPTVTSYVESASGVAAGGRTGLTAVTIGILFLLCMFLSPLAGMVPAYATAGALIYVAILMAGSLAQIDWSDLTEAGPVLITAIMMPLSFSIANGIALGFIAYPVIKVLAGRAKDVSISVWVLAAMFALKFAVFGV, from the coding sequence ATGAACATAACCGGACTGAGATCATCTGCTGACGATCAGGAAAATTCGCTTTTGGACAGGGTGTTCAAACTGAAACAGCACAACACTACTGTCAAAACAGAATTGGTGGCCGGGTTCACCACATTCATCACCATGTGCTATGTCGTCTTTGTCATCCCTTCCATGCTGTCCGACGCCGGCATGGATAAAGGTGCACTGTTCACGGCAACCTGTCTGGTTGCTGGTTTAAGCAGCATTGCCATTGGTTTGTACGCCAACTGGCCTGTAGGGCTGGCACCCGGTATGGGATTGAACGCATTCTTTGCCTATGCCGTCGTACTGGGTATGGGGTACTCCTGGGAACAGGCCATGGGGGCTGTGTTCTGGGGCGGGATCGGCTTTATGCTGTTGAGCCTGCTCAAAGTTCGTGAGTGGATTATTAACAGCATTCCCAAGGGGTTACGAGCGGGCATCACTGCCGGCATTGGCCTCTTTCTCGCCCTGATCGGCCTGAAAAATGCCGGTATTGTGGTAACAAGTCCCGGCACCATCATTACCCTCGGTGATATTACACAGTTCAGCCCGCTGATGGCGTGTGTCAGTCTGGTACTGATACTGGGTCTGGCATTTCGCGGTATTAAAGCATCGGTATTGATTGCTATTGCCGCGGTTTCACTGATTGCCCTGGTGGCCGGAGAGGTATCCTTTACTGGCGTGTCGTCTATGCCCCCAAGCATTATGCCGGTGGTTGGGCAGCTTGACATTATGGGAGCCTTAAAGCCGGATATGATCGGTGTGCTGGTTGCTTTCTTGTTTGTAAATCTGTTTGATACCACCGGTACACTGATTGCAGTAGGCGACAAGGCCGGACTGGCAGACGACAAGGGCAATATGCATAACCTGAACCGGGCAATGGTTACAGATGGTACCGCATCCTGGGTGGGTGCCTTGCTGGGTACACCAACAGTGACGTCTTATGTAGAGAGCGCCTCTGGCGTTGCAGCAGGCGGACGTACCGGGCTGACTGCGGTCACGATTGGCATTCTGTTTCTTCTGTGCATGTTCCTGTCTCCACTGGCAGGGATGGTTCCAGCCTATGCCACCGCTGGCGCACTGATTTATGTGGCAATATTGATGGCGGGCAGTCTGGCCCAGATTGACTGGAGTGACCTGACCGAAGCCGGGCCAGTGCTGATTACGGCCATCATGATGCCCCTCAGCTTTTCCATTGCTAACGGTATAGCCCTGGGCTTTATCGCTTATCCGGTCATTAAGGTACTGGCAGGTCGGGCAAAAGATGTCAGTATCAGCGTTTGGGTACTGGCTGCTATGTTTGCCCTGAAGTTTGCTGTTTTTGGAGTGTAA
- a CDS encoding TetR/AcrR family transcriptional regulator has translation MARSERTTKATGKGQKKVRIILEAAEIQFALNGFRGTTVQDIADQAKLPKPNVLYYFASKEAIYNAVLSDIIDLWNLELDDIHPDDDPAESLERYIRSKVEVSRKYPIASRLFSSEIIHGGFMLSGTMKQATMDWVEEKTAVFQYWIHNKKIASDIDPTHLLFLIWGATQHYADYESQVCSIMKRKRLRKKDYDLAADTLCKVILRGCGLR, from the coding sequence ATGGCTCGTTCAGAGCGTACGACAAAGGCAACCGGTAAAGGACAGAAAAAAGTTCGCATTATTCTGGAAGCGGCTGAAATACAGTTTGCATTGAATGGCTTTCGTGGTACTACAGTACAGGATATAGCAGACCAGGCTAAGCTTCCGAAGCCCAATGTTCTCTATTATTTCGCCAGTAAGGAAGCTATTTATAATGCTGTTCTGTCCGATATCATTGATCTATGGAACCTTGAGCTGGACGATATTCACCCCGACGATGATCCGGCAGAATCCCTTGAGCGCTATATCCGGTCAAAAGTAGAAGTGTCGCGTAAATACCCGATAGCCAGCCGGTTGTTTTCCAGTGAAATCATTCACGGCGGGTTCATGCTGTCCGGAACGATGAAGCAGGCGACCATGGACTGGGTTGAAGAGAAGACAGCTGTCTTTCAGTACTGGATTCACAACAAAAAAATTGCCAGCGATATTGATCCCACTCACCTGCTGTTCCTTATCTGGGGTGCCACCCAGCACTACGCAGACTATGAGTCGCAAGTGTGTTCGATTATGAAAAGAAAACGTTTGAGGAAAAAAGACTATGACCTTGCCGCCGATACGCTATGCAAGGTCATATTGAGAGGGTGCGGACTCCGTTGA
- a CDS encoding IclR family transcriptional regulator — translation MKNPKPGARIQVIDRAAALLEAISRYSMPVTLKALSADTNLAPSTACRILRSLIDNRFVEQDGAGKYRLSGRFIVSCHDRSSLDEIRTIAVPYMEKLRDRFGETINLTSREGDVVIYIEKVIPNRMMNVQQIIGSRAPLHVTGVGKLMLGREGQKGIAGYAQRTNLPSYTRKTFSTLETLEQECLSCIEQGFAYDNEEAETGVGCIGVLIYGQYGEVIAGLSVSAPIMRRKDEWVDDLVATGKQLSAMSGYVEKAHSGR, via the coding sequence ATGAAAAACCCAAAACCAGGCGCCCGGATTCAGGTGATAGACCGGGCTGCGGCATTGCTTGAGGCAATATCACGCTACTCTATGCCGGTCACATTGAAAGCTCTTAGTGCGGATACCAATCTGGCACCTTCTACCGCTTGTCGTATATTGCGTTCATTGATTGATAATCGCTTTGTCGAGCAGGACGGGGCAGGCAAATACCGGCTAAGTGGCCGGTTTATAGTCTCCTGCCATGACCGTTCCAGTCTTGATGAAATTCGCACCATAGCGGTTCCCTATATGGAAAAACTGCGAGACCGCTTCGGGGAGACCATCAATCTCACCAGCCGGGAAGGCGATGTGGTGATTTATATTGAAAAAGTGATTCCGAACCGGATGATGAATGTTCAGCAGATTATCGGTAGTCGTGCGCCTTTGCACGTTACCGGCGTAGGGAAGCTGATGTTAGGCCGGGAAGGACAAAAAGGCATTGCCGGCTATGCGCAACGGACCAACCTGCCCAGCTATACCCGCAAAACTTTTTCAACACTGGAAACTCTGGAGCAAGAATGCCTGAGCTGTATTGAGCAGGGTTTCGCCTATGACAATGAAGAAGCTGAAACCGGCGTGGGATGTATTGGTGTTCTGATCTATGGTCAGTACGGTGAAGTGATTGCCGGTCTGTCGGTATCAGCTCCGATCATGCGCAGAAAAGATGAGTGGGTTGACGATCTGGTTGCTACGGGGAAACAGCTGTCAGCCATGTCAGGCTATGTGGAAAAAGCACATTCAGGCAGGTAA
- a CDS encoding C2H2-type zinc finger protein, with protein sequence MRVHSGEQPYRCNVCEKVFSQSGGLTRHMLTHTGQKPYSCNSCGRSFADPSNLNRHVRSHADVRPHVCETCGMAFKRKEHLSDHERTHTGQMFLCPVCGYGSILKRRLKKHIRQEHTAPNTPDITVSTQESTGTITTTHSFNSGPGSSATTSVSCISSPDKERPPVQVFTHLTKSTETIMVRQHDGKVIVTTQPRAETAPP encoded by the coding sequence ATGCGAGTCCATTCAGGCGAACAGCCATATAGATGCAATGTCTGTGAAAAAGTTTTTTCCCAGTCCGGTGGTTTAACCAGACACATGCTAACCCATACAGGCCAAAAGCCATATAGCTGTAATTCCTGTGGAAGAAGTTTTGCCGATCCGTCTAATTTAAACAGGCACGTGCGATCCCATGCAGACGTGAGGCCACATGTTTGTGAAACCTGTGGAATGGCATTTAAACGGAAGGAGCATCTCAGTGACCACGAGCGAACCCATACAGGACAAATGTTCCTTTGCCCAGTCTGTGGATATGGTTCTATACTAAAACGTAGACTCAAAAAGCACATACGACAGGAACACACAGCCCCGAATACGCCTGATATAACCGTATCCACTCAAGAGTCCACCGGAACCATCACAACAACACACTCTTTTAACTCTGGCCCAGGCTCCTCCGCAACAACCAGCGTAAGCTGTATCAGCTCACCTGATAAAGAAAGGCCACCGGTTCAAGTGTTTACTCATTTAACTAAGTCAACAGAGACAATCATGGTCAGACAACATGATGGAAAAGTTATTGTAACTACTCAGCCCCGGGCAGAGACTGCCCCCCCGTAA
- the bhcB gene encoding beta-hydroxyaspartate dehydratase BhcB: MGAITPPSNIPGYDSVLIARERIKPYIHETPVLTSRFLNELTGAELFFKCENLQKAAAFKVRGACNAVFGLSEEKAQIGVATHSSGNHALSLSYAAGQRGVPVTVVMPRTAPQAKKNAVLGYGGSIIECEPSTSSREAVFAEVVAETGADFVHPYNDPRVIAGQATCSMELNRQVEQLDAVVAPIGGGGMISGTCLTLSNIAPDIKIYAAEPLNANDAARSFKAGHIIADDAPNTVADGLKVPLKDLTWHFVKNHVTDILTATEEEIVAAMKLIWMRMKIVVEPSSAVPLAVILKNPEVFKGMRIGVILTGGNVDLDKLPWMNR; encoded by the coding sequence ATGGGAGCGATAACCCCACCATCAAATATTCCGGGTTATGACAGTGTGCTCATCGCCCGGGAAAGAATTAAACCTTACATACATGAAACACCGGTATTAACTTCCCGTTTTTTGAACGAACTGACCGGTGCCGAACTGTTTTTTAAATGTGAAAACCTGCAAAAAGCAGCGGCCTTTAAAGTTCGTGGTGCCTGCAATGCTGTGTTTGGCTTATCGGAGGAAAAAGCACAAATAGGGGTGGCCACTCACTCGTCAGGCAACCACGCTTTGTCACTGTCCTACGCTGCCGGCCAGCGGGGTGTTCCTGTCACCGTAGTCATGCCCCGAACGGCTCCCCAGGCAAAGAAAAATGCCGTGCTTGGTTACGGCGGCAGCATTATTGAATGCGAACCGTCTACCAGTTCCAGGGAAGCGGTTTTTGCTGAAGTAGTCGCAGAGACCGGCGCCGACTTTGTTCACCCTTATAACGACCCACGGGTTATTGCCGGACAAGCGACGTGTAGCATGGAGCTGAACCGACAGGTAGAACAGCTGGACGCTGTCGTTGCACCCATTGGCGGGGGCGGCATGATCTCAGGCACCTGTCTGACACTGTCCAATATTGCCCCGGATATAAAAATTTATGCGGCTGAACCTCTTAATGCCAATGATGCGGCACGCTCGTTTAAGGCGGGTCATATCATTGCGGATGATGCACCGAATACAGTTGCTGACGGCCTTAAAGTTCCCCTGAAAGATCTGACCTGGCACTTTGTCAAAAACCACGTAACCGATATTTTAACGGCCACAGAAGAAGAAATAGTCGCCGCTATGAAGCTTATCTGGATGCGTATGAAAATCGTTGTAGAACCCAGCAGCGCCGTTCCTCTTGCCGTTATTCTCAAAAACCCGGAGGTCTTTAAGGGAATGCGAATCGGCGTCATCCTGACCGGTGGTAATGTCGATCTGGACAAGCTTCCCTGGATGAATCGATAA
- the bhcC gene encoding 3-hydroxy-D-aspartate aldolase BhcC: MTTTNDLEVGYDVPALPGMAEADIQTPCLVLDLDALERNITTMGQFAKKMGVRHRVHGKMHKSVDIALLQKQLGDSCGVCCQKVSEAEVFARGGIKDILVSNQVRDPARIDRLARLPKLGARTIVCVDDIDNISQLAAAVNKYDTQLECLVEIDCGAGRCGVSEGQPVVDIAKAIDATPGLTFSGIQAYQGAMQHLESYNERKEKIDIAVGMVARTIERLKAEGLECDIVGGGGTGSYYFEGNSGVFNELQCGSYAFMDADYQRIHDEKGEKISEFENSLFILTSVMSHTKADKAICDAGLKAQSVDSGLPYVFGRDDVEYIKCSDEHGIISDPEGVLKVNDKLKLVPGHCDPTCNVHDYYVGVRNGVVETLWPVSARGKGY; this comes from the coding sequence ATGACAACAACAAACGATCTGGAAGTAGGCTACGATGTTCCGGCACTCCCCGGCATGGCTGAAGCCGATATCCAGACCCCCTGCCTGGTGCTGGATCTGGATGCACTGGAACGCAATATCACCACCATGGGGCAGTTCGCTAAAAAGATGGGAGTCCGCCATCGGGTGCATGGGAAAATGCATAAATCGGTTGATATCGCGCTATTGCAGAAACAACTGGGGGACAGCTGCGGTGTCTGTTGCCAGAAAGTCTCAGAAGCCGAAGTATTCGCCCGTGGTGGTATAAAAGACATTCTGGTCTCCAACCAGGTGCGGGACCCGGCCAGGATTGATCGTTTAGCACGCTTACCAAAATTGGGTGCCCGCACAATCGTTTGTGTGGATGATATTGACAATATCTCCCAGCTGGCCGCCGCCGTTAATAAATACGACACTCAACTGGAGTGCCTGGTTGAAATTGATTGTGGCGCAGGTCGGTGCGGTGTCAGCGAAGGGCAACCCGTTGTAGACATTGCCAAAGCCATTGACGCTACCCCCGGTTTAACCTTCTCAGGCATTCAGGCTTACCAGGGCGCCATGCAACACCTTGAAAGTTATAACGAGCGCAAAGAAAAAATCGACATTGCCGTTGGTATGGTCGCCCGAACCATTGAACGACTAAAAGCTGAAGGGCTGGAATGCGATATTGTTGGCGGTGGCGGTACTGGCTCTTACTATTTTGAAGGGAATTCAGGCGTATTCAACGAGTTGCAGTGTGGCTCTTACGCCTTTATGGACGCTGACTATCAGCGCATCCATGATGAGAAAGGCGAAAAGATTTCCGAGTTTGAAAACTCACTGTTCATACTGACCTCAGTCATGAGCCATACCAAGGCAGATAAAGCGATTTGCGATGCCGGACTGAAAGCGCAGTCCGTAGACAGTGGCCTGCCCTATGTCTTTGGTCGTGATGATGTGGAGTATATCAAGTGCTCTGATGAGCACGGCATTATTTCAGACCCGGAAGGCGTATTAAAAGTGAATGACAAACTGAAGCTTGTGCCAGGCCACTGTGATCCCACCTGCAATGTCCACGACTATTATGTGGGGGTTCGAAACGGCGTCGTAGAAACCCTTTGGCCAGTCTCGGCCCGGGGCAAAGGTTACTGA
- the bhcD gene encoding iminosuccinate reductase BhcD has product MPVSHQGNAVTNAVTIVSESVCEQVMGRQDAFTAIENVFAAMAKKDACNFPVVREAIGHADAIYGFKSGFDREGKVLGLKSGGYWPGNTRLNLTNHQSTIVLFDPDTGRLKSLVGGNYLTALRTAASSAVSIAHLARKDSKVLGMVGAGHQSTFQLRAALEQRNFEKVVAWNLHPESLPVLAAVCEALSVPFEAVNRKALCAQSDVIITITSAFEALLDSDWVKPGTHIACMGTDTPGKQEVDPRLFARAKVFTDEVVQSITLGEAQHAMAGGIIKETDIVPIGDVINNARPGRTNDEDITLFDGTGVGLQDLAVASVAAELAVSENLALVLDLD; this is encoded by the coding sequence ATGCCTGTTTCCCACCAGGGCAACGCTGTCACTAACGCTGTCACTATTGTATCTGAATCTGTCTGCGAGCAAGTAATGGGGCGTCAGGATGCCTTTACCGCTATCGAAAACGTGTTCGCTGCCATGGCTAAAAAAGACGCCTGTAATTTCCCGGTAGTACGCGAAGCCATTGGTCATGCTGATGCGATCTATGGCTTTAAATCTGGTTTTGACCGGGAAGGCAAGGTATTAGGCCTGAAGTCAGGCGGCTACTGGCCAGGCAATACCCGACTGAATTTAACCAACCATCAGTCAACGATCGTGTTATTTGACCCGGACACCGGCAGGCTGAAGTCCCTTGTCGGTGGTAACTATCTGACGGCCCTGCGAACCGCTGCGTCATCGGCAGTATCCATTGCCCATTTAGCCCGTAAAGACTCCAAAGTGCTGGGCATGGTGGGAGCCGGTCATCAGTCCACTTTTCAACTAAGAGCTGCACTGGAACAACGCAACTTCGAAAAAGTCGTTGCCTGGAACCTTCACCCGGAGTCACTTCCTGTGCTGGCAGCTGTGTGTGAGGCGTTGTCCGTACCTTTCGAAGCAGTGAACCGCAAAGCGTTATGTGCCCAGTCTGACGTGATTATCACCATTACTTCTGCCTTTGAAGCACTGCTTGACAGCGACTGGGTGAAACCCGGTACACACATTGCCTGTATGGGAACGGACACCCCAGGTAAACAGGAGGTCGATCCCAGGTTATTTGCCAGGGCAAAAGTGTTTACCGATGAAGTCGTTCAATCGATTACCCTGGGTGAAGCACAGCACGCAATGGCCGGCGGAATAATCAAGGAGACTGATATCGTACCGATTGGCGATGTGATCAATAACGCCAGACCCGGACGCACAAACGACGAAGATATTACCTTATTCGACGGTACAGGCGTTGGCTTACAAGATTTGGCTGTCGCTTCGGTAGCCGCTGAGCTGGCGGTTTCTGAAAATCTGGCGCTTGTTTTGGATTTAGATTAA
- a CDS encoding helix-turn-helix domain-containing protein: MANLSYKAFRKKALEREDVQAIMAEKAEFFTLRRELIRMRQEAGMTQEDIAQAIGTQKTSICRLESANSKTLPSLGMLKKYAEATGHKLNITFSPA, from the coding sequence ATGGCAAACTTAAGCTATAAAGCGTTTCGCAAAAAAGCACTTGAGCGTGAAGATGTTCAGGCAATTATGGCCGAAAAAGCAGAGTTTTTTACTCTCCGCCGTGAGCTGATTCGTATGCGTCAGGAAGCAGGAATGACTCAGGAAGACATTGCTCAGGCCATTGGCACACAAAAAACCAGTATCTGTCGCCTTGAAAGCGCTAACAGCAAAACGTTACCCAGTCTGGGCATGTTAAAAAAATACGCCGAGGCCACCGGCCACAAGCTGAACATCACCTTTTCGCCTGCCTGA